CGAAGACGTGCGCACCGAACTTGCGGTCCGCCTCCAGCACCAGCAGCGCCGCCGCCAGGACCGGGAAGGCGAACAGGACCAGCACCGAGGTCAGCAGGATGTTCCAGGTGAAGATCGGCATCCGGAACATCGTCATCCCGGGCGAGCGCATGCAGATGATCGTGGTGACGAAGTTGACGGCGCCCAGGATCGTCCCGAATCCCGACATGGCCAGCCCCATGATCCACATGTCGCCGCCGATGAACGGGGTCCGCTCCACGCTGCTGAGCGGGGTGTAGGCGGTCCAGCCGAAGTCGGCCGTGCCCTGCGGCGTGAGCAGGCTCCCCACGACGATGATGCCGCCGAACAGGAACAGCCAGAACGACAGCATGTTCAGCCGGGGGAACGCCACGTCCGGCGCCCCGATCTGCAGGGGCATGATCGCGTTGGCGAACCCGGCGAACGTCGGCGTCGCGAAGAACAGCAGCATGATCGTGCCGTGCAACGTGAAGATCTGGTTGTACTGCTCGTTGGAGACGATCTGCATACCCGGCCGGGCCAGCTCCGCCCTCAGCAGGAGGGCGAGCACGCCGCCGATGACGAAGAAGACGAACGAGGCGATCAGGTAGAGGTGCCCGATCTTCTTGTGGTCCGTCGTCGACAGCCAGGCCACCACGACCTGTCCCACGGTTCTCCCCCGCGTGGGAATGGGCGCGATCGGCTCGGTGACAGTGGTCATGCGGATCCCCTGGACATCATCGGACGGCGACGGGCGGTCTGCCGCGCGGGCAGCCGGCTCGGGCTGCCCGCACACGTCGTCCCTGTCTACTGCCACGGCCGGGCGGACGCGCGGCGGCGTGCACGCGCGTACGGGTGAAGGTGGCGCCGGGTGAAGGTGGCGGCGCGGCGTCAGTCCCGCTTCTCGCCGCCCAGCAGGTTGCGGCGCATCAGGCGGGTGATGTCCTTCGCGGTGACGATGCCGACGAGACGGCCGTCGTCGACCACGAGGAGGCGGGTACCGGTGGCCGTGCTGAGCCGGTCGAGGGCCTCGGTCAGGAACTCGTCGGCGGAGGCGACCGCACACCTCGCGAGCGGGGTCGCCACGTCGCGCACCTGGGTGGTGTCCCGCAGCGGGTCCTGGACCGCTCCCAGCCTGCGCAGTTCGACGATGCCGCTGGGGCGGCCGTCGAAGTCGAGCAGCGGCACGGCGGAGTGGCGGGACGGGAGGGCCACCTCGTCGATGAAGCGGCGGACGGTCAGCCAGTCGGCGCCGGTGGCGACCGGGCTGCTCATCGCGTCGGCGACCCGGACGCCCTGCAGGGCCGTGCCGATGACGGCGCGCTGCCGTTCCGCGCCCGCGACCACCATGACGAACAGGCCGGTGAAGACCAGCCACAGTCCGCCCGAGGACCCGCGCAGCAACGAGACCCAGCCGGCGCCCATCAGCAGGACTCCGAGCACCTGGCCGCTGCGCGACGCCGCGCGGTCGGCGCGGTCGCGGTCCCCGGTGCGCCACCACAGCAGGGCCTGCACGACGCGACCGCCGTCCAGCGGAGCCGCGGGCAGCAGGTTGAACACCCCGAGGGCCAGGTTCACCCAGCCGAGCCATCCGAGGACCGCTGCGGGCACTGCCCAGCCCGAGAGGGTGTTCAGGCCGATGCCGGCGCCGAGGGCCGCCCCGCCGATGACCAGGCTGGTCAGCGGCCCGCTCACGGCGACCGCGAAGGCCGCCGCCGCGCTCTGGGGGCGGCCCATGCGGGTCATCCCGCCCAGGGCCCACAGCGTCACGTCCTGTACGGAAATCTTCTTGCGGCGGGCC
This Streptomyces sp. NBC_00539 DNA region includes the following protein-coding sequences:
- a CDS encoding site-2 protease family protein, with protein sequence MNGSVPVGRVVGVPLRMHWSVPLLAVFLAYGLGRRTLPLWTPGYSNAVYTLASAVGALLLMASLLLHEAAHAATARRKKISVQDVTLWALGGMTRMGRPQSAAAAFAVAVSGPLTSLVIGGAALGAGIGLNTLSGWAVPAAVLGWLGWVNLALGVFNLLPAAPLDGGRVVQALLWWRTGDRDRADRAASRSGQVLGVLLMGAGWVSLLRGSSGGLWLVFTGLFVMVVAGAERQRAVIGTALQGVRVADAMSSPVATGADWLTVRRFIDEVALPSRHSAVPLLDFDGRPSGIVELRRLGAVQDPLRDTTQVRDVATPLARCAVASADEFLTEALDRLSTATGTRLLVVDDGRLVGIVTAKDITRLMRRNLLGGEKRD